The following coding sequences lie in one Rutidosis leptorrhynchoides isolate AG116_Rl617_1_P2 chromosome 4, CSIRO_AGI_Rlap_v1, whole genome shotgun sequence genomic window:
- the LOC139840397 gene encoding uncharacterized protein, whose product MKAKKSLAKGCDSFLAYVIDAKKEKKSVSDIPIVSEFPEVFPDEFPGLPPVREVEYKIELLPGSTPVAKAPYRLAPFEIRDMMSQIQELLDRGFIRPSSSPWALPEGTEDFVVYCDALLAGLGCVLIQREKVIAYASRQLKTHERNYPTHDLELAVVVFALKLWRLYLYDTHCVICTDHKRKENVIADALSRKKSTDNVKFMRIKIVSDLIDRLKIAQLEALKDEHLKSEILVKRKVDLINDSRGLKTLNRDSRFVSNFWQSFQENLGTRVNLSTVYHPQTDGQSECTIQTLEDMLRACVLEYGGSWDSHLPLIEFAYNNSYHSSIGMPPYEMLYGRRCRMPTYWLEAGEK is encoded by the exons ATGAAAGCTAAGAAATCGTTAGCCAAGGGGTGTGATTCGTTTCTAGCATACGTGATCGACGCAAAGAAAGAGAAGAAATCCGTGTCTGATATCCCGATAGTGTCCGAATTCCCAGAAGTCTTCCCAGATGAATTTCCGGGTTTACCGCCAGTTAGGGAAGTAGAATATAAAATCGAGTTGTTGCCAGGATCCACACCAGTTGCTAAAGCTCCGTATCGATTAGCACCGTTCGAGATTCGTGATATGATGTCGCAAATTCAGGAGTTGCTAGATCGTGGGTTTATTCGgccaagttcttcaccatggg CATTACCTGAGGGTACAgaagattttgttgtgtattgtgatGCGTTATTAGCCGGATTGGGTTGTGTGTTAATTCAGAGAGAGAAAGTGATTGCATATGCCTCAAGACAGTTGAAAACTCATGAGAGAAATTATCCGACACATGATCTAGAGTTAGCTGTGGTTGTATTTGCATTGAAATTATGGAGGCTTTATCTTTACGACACTCATTGTGTGATTTGTACTGACcacaaga GAAAGGAAAATGTCATTGcagatgctttgagtcgaaaaaAATCCACAGACAATGTAAAATTCATGCGAATTAAGATTgtgtcagacttgattgatcgattaaaGATAGCACAATTAGAAGCCTTGAAGGATGAACATTTGAAATCTGAGATATTAGTAAAGCGAAAAGTAGATTTAATTAATGATTCTCGTGGATTAAAAACTTTGa ATAGGGATTCAAGGTTCGTGTCTAATTTTTGGCAGAGTTTTCAGGAGAATTTGGGTACTCGAGTTAATCTCAGCAcagtgtatcatcctcaaacagacggtcaaagtgAATGTACTATTCAgacgttagaggatatgttaagagcttgTGTATTAGAATATGGAGGATCGTGGGATTCTCATCTACCTTTGATTGAATTTGCTTACAACAACTCGTATCACTCTAGTATAggcatgccgccctatgaaatgctcTATGGTCGTCGCTGTAGAATGCCGACTTattggttagaagctggagagaaatAG
- the LOC139840399 gene encoding uncharacterized protein, with the protein MYADSRRWPVIFTVGEQVYLKVSPWKGVIRFGKRGKLAPSYIAPFRIQQVFNDQTVVLDLPAELAGIHNTLNVCYLRKCKVDDEIQILPLQDLKVDMNKKLVEEPVRIVDKKLI; encoded by the coding sequence atgtacgcCGATTCGCGCAGATGGCCAGTTATTTTCACCGTAGGTGAGCAGGTATACTTGAAAGTATCGCCATGGAAAGGagtcattcgttttggtaaaaggggcaaATTAGCTCCGAGTTACATTGCACCGTTTAGAATACAACAGGTGTTCAATGATCAGACAGTAGTATTAGATCTTCCTgctgagttagctggtattcacaaCACACTCaatgtgtgttatcttcgtaagtgcaaGGTAGACGATGAAATTCAGATTCTACCACTGCAAGATTTGAAAGTTGATATGAATAAGAAGTTAGTGGAAGAACCTGTAAGAATTGTAGACAAGAAGTTGATATGA